The Grus americana isolate bGruAme1 chromosome 36, bGruAme1.mat, whole genome shotgun sequence nucleotide sequence CAACAGGTCCAAAGCAGGACGGGATCCAGCTGGCACCACCAGGTCCAAGGCAGGATGGGATCCAGCTGGCACCAACAGGTCCAAGGCAGGACGGAATCCAGTTGGTACCATTCGTGCCACCCGGCCCAAAGCAGGGCGGGATCCAACCAGTACCGTACGGATCACCCGGCCCAAAGCTGGACAGATTCTGGCAGGTGTCAACCAGACTGCCAGGAAACCACCAGGACGGGGTTTGGTTGGGACTATGCATGGTACCAAGCTCAAGGCAGGGAGGGATCCAGTTGGTGCCACCCAACCAAGAACAGGGCAGAATGTGGCAGTTGCCATCCAGCTCACCCAACAACCATCAGGACAGGATTCTGTTGATGCCACCCAAGCCAAAGTGGAGCAGGATCTGCTCAGTACCATGCAAGGCACCAGGCCCAAAGCAAGGCAGGACCTGGCCCCCACCACATTGGTCCCAGCAGGTGATACCATGTGGAGTAACCAGAACCTGGGAGAACCAGGTTCTGAAGGTACTGTGAAGAGCACACGTCCTCCAGCAGAACCAGATGCAGATGGTACCAAATGGACAACACGTTCTTCAGCAGATTATGGTCTAGATGATACCCTGAGGAGCACACATCCTGCAGTAGTACCAGGTCCTGAAGGTACCATGAAGAGCACACGTCCTCCAGCAGAACCGGATGCAGATGGTATCAAATGGACAACACGTTCTTCAGCAGATTATGGTCTAGATGATACCCTGAGGAGCACACATCCTGCAGTAGTACCAGGTCCTGAAGGTACCATGAAGAGCACACATCCTCCAGCAGAACCGGATGCAGATGGTACCAAATGGACAACACGTTCTTCAGCAGATTATGGTCTAGATGATACCCTGAGGAGCACATATCCTGCAGTAGTACCAGGTCCTGAAAGTACCATGAAGAGCACACGTCCTCCAGCAGAACCGGATGCAGATGGTACCAAATGGACAACACGTTCTTCAGCAGATTATGGTCTAGATGATACCCTGAGGAGCACACATCCTGCAGTAGTACCAGGTCCTGAAGGTACCATGAAGAGCACACGTCCTCCAGCAGAACCAGATGCAGATGGTACCAAATGGACAACACGTTCTTCAGCAGATTATGGTCTAGATGATACCCTGAGGAGCACACATCCTGCAGTAGTACCAGGTCCTGAAGGTACCATGAAGAGCACACGTCCTCCAGCAGAACCGGATGCAGATGGTACCAAATGGACAACACGTTCTTCAGCAGATTATGGTCTAGATGATACCCTGAGGAGCACATATCCTGCAGTAGTACCAGGTCCTGAAGGTACCATGAAGAGCACACGTCCTCCAGCAGAAGAACCAGATCCTGACCATACCATGAGTAGTACACATCCTGCAGCAGGACCAGATCCAGAAGGTAACATGAGGAGCACTTGTCCTCCAGTGGAATTGGTTCCAGATGGTACCATATGGAGCACACATCCTGCAGAAGAACCAGGTCCTGAAGGTACAATGAGGAGCACACATCCTCCAGTGGAACTAGATCCAGATGATACCACTTGGAGCAAACATCCTCCAGCAGGACTGGATCCAGATAGTACCACATGGAGCACACACCCTGCAGCAGAACCAGGTCCTGAAGGTATCATGAGGAGCACACATCCTGCAAAAGAACCAGGTCCAGAAGGTAGCATGCAAAGCATGCgttctgcagcagaaacagatCCAGAAGGTATCATGAGGAGCACACGTCCTGCAGAAGAACCAGGTCCTGAAGGTAGCATGATGAGCACACATCCTGCAGCAGAAACAGATCCAGAAGGTAGCATGAGGAGCACACATCCTTCAGCAGAACCAGGTCCAGAAGGTAGCATGCAAAGCACACGTCCTGCAGAAGAACCAGATCCTGAAGGTACCATGAGGAGCACCCATCCTCCAGCAGAACTAGGTCCAGATGGCACAACGCAGAGCACACATTCTTCAGCAGGAATGGGTCTGGATGATACCATGTGGCACGTACATCCCACAGCAGAACCTGGTCCCAGTGGTGCCATGCTGTATGCACGTCCTTCAGCAGAACTGGATGGAGATGGTACCACACGGAGCACAAGCTCTTTAGCAGATTTCAGTCTAGATGATACCCTGAGGAGCACACATCCTGCAGCAAAACCAAGTCCAGATGGTACCATGATGAGCACACATCCTTCAGCAGAACTGGGTCCAGATGATACCACATGGAGCATACATCCCGGAGCCAAACCAGGTCCAGAAGCTACCATGAGCAGCACACTTTCTCCAGCAGATCTGGATCCAGATGGTACTAAGCAAGGAATTTCTTGGAAgagatttttcaggaaaaggatGAAATGTTGGAGGGCTGGGGTGGGTGGAAAGATAGTAGGGACTACACGTGGATAGACCGAGAGGGGATTGAATGGACAGAaaggtggagggagggaaggacagAGAGTTAGGAGAAAAGGCAGGTGGATTGGTGGATGGATGGCAAGGAAGGATTTGTGAGAGAATGGACGCATGGATGgcaagggaagaggatggatgggtgggtgggtggatgggtggGTATATGGATGATGGGTGGAGGGATGGGGTGCTGAGGGTGGCAGTGCAGGGTGGTGGTGCTGGAGACGGCAGTGCAGGGTCCTCACAGACCTCTGtgtcccttccctgcccaggtACAGACCCAAGCCCTGCTGGGGTCTCTGTTACCCCCACAGAGCCCCCATCACCCCCTCCATCACCGAACTCCACCCTGATGCcagcagcccctcctgccctcgcAGTCCAACTGGGTCCAGGCCCCATCACCCTGTTCCAGCGCCCCCCCGAGTCCACCAGCACCCAGagccacccagcacccacccagcaccccaaggaGACCCCCAGTGCACAGAGCCCCTCAGCACTCAATCAGCACACCATGGTGCCCACAAGCACCCATAGCGCCCCAAGacagcccctgcaccccatgGAGACCCCCAGCCCGCAGATAACCCCAGCCCCCACCCAGCACCTCATGGAGACCCTCAGCACCCCGACCTCCCCAGaatccccccagcaccccaaggaGATCCTCAGCATGCAGactcccccagcaccctcccagcACCCTACTGAGACCCTCAGCACCCAGACCTCCCACAcactcccccagcaccccatggAACCCCTCAgcacccagacccccccagcactcccccagcaccccacagagCCCCTCAGCACCCAGACCTCCCCAGcactcccccagcaccccacagagCCCCTCAGCACCCAGACCTCCCCCACattcccccagcaccccacagagCCCCTCAgcacccagacccccccagcaccacctcAGCTTCCCCTGGAGCCCCTCAgcacccagacccccccagcaccacctcAGCCCCCCCTggagccccccagcacccagaccTCCCCCACattcccccagcaccccacggAGCCCCTCAgcacccagacccccccagcaccacctcAGCCCCCCCTGGAGCCCCTCAGCACCCAGACCTCCCCCACattcccccagcaccccacggAGCCCCTCAgcacccagacccccccagcaccacctcAGCCCCCCCTGGAGCCCCTCAgcacccagacccccccagcacccccccagccccccctggAGCCCCTTGGCACACATCCTGCTTGCACCCCGACAGACCCTGTGCTCCCTGGGGCCCCGTGCACAGGTAagactggggtggggggcacagtGGCAGGGGGGTGTCCTGCCAGCAGACCCCCAGTTCCTGAGGTGAACACCCCCTGAGCCCCCAGGGCTCTGGGGCAGCAtgggggtgggtgctgggccccctctgcaccccaaattctggggttttttttggggggaggacCCATTTGGGGGGGCACCTCTCATGGCTGCTCTTCAGGGTGTCTCTATGTCTCGCCCCACAGGTCCGGCTCCACCAGCAGTGCGGCCGCCAGCccaccccggggctggggggcagtggggagggggGTCCTGCAGCTGTGCCCCCTGCGCAGCCCCCCAGCTGCaggccctgctgcaggaggtgcGGGGGTTGCGGGGGGATCTGCGGGCGCTGGCCTTGACCCTCCAGCATCTCCTGGGGGGCTTTTCGGGGACCCCCCCTGCCACCAGCTCTCGGCCATGATGGGGGCGTGACCCCTCCAACTGGGTGActcgggggggggctgctgcgaCCCCCCAGATGAAATAAAGTGTGGCTGGACAcacatccccccctcccccaaatcctGGAGCATCTCGAGGTTGCggggtggtgggatgggggagcaCCATTTTGGGGAGTGCACGGGGGGGGGTCAGCCCCACCTCGGGCCCATCCTTGGGCGGAGGGggtggggtgcaggcagcggaGCCCCGTCTGAGCGCAGGGGGGGGGCTGATCCTGCCCTCCACCCCACGGCCCCACCTCCACGGGCCCCACGGCGCCGGGCTGGCTCCCTCGGCACTTCCCCACGGCGCTTTTgcttcctccccctgccccccccgccccgctgcgcCCCAGGGCCCTCCCTGGGAGGGAACTTTAAAAGGAGGGggccctgggaggggggggccgGGCAGCTGCGGCATGGGGGGGCTGCTCGGCCTCGGGCTCTGCTTcggtgaggggctgggggtcattggggggggcaggggcttggggggcacagagctgggggtgCACTTGGCGGGGGTGTTGGGGGTTTTCGTGGGGTATGCAGGACGTTcatggggtgttgggggggtcAGTGGGGTGCGAGGGTGTGCATGTGGGTGTATTGGGGGTTAATGGGCAGACTAGGGTGTGGGGGTGTCCGTGGGTTGTGTGTTGGGGGTcagtggggtgtgggggtgtcggggggggtGAGGGCTGGGTCCCCACTCTCAGctgttccctctctcccccccagctctgtgctgcggCATCGCGGCCGGATCCGGTAGGTTGGGGGTTCCCTGGGTGTTCCCTGGGGTCCCCTGGTGACCCCCATACGCTACAGCATGTGGCAGGGACTGGGGCATGGGCCACACGTAGGAGGGCTTCTACTGGGCagactgggggtgcacagggcagactgagctggggctgtgctgggcagactggggctgtgctgagcagaCTGGGCTTGTACTGGGCAGACTGGGGATGTGCTGGGCAgactggggctgtgctgggcttGTACTGGGCAGACTGGGCTTGTACTGGGCAGACTGGGGCTGTGGTGGGCAGATTGGGTTTGTACTGGGCAGACTGGGGCTTTGCTGGGCAGACTGGGCTGTGCTGGTCCTACTGGTGCCATACACcttccctgcccgcagcagtgCCAGCCCAGCTGCGCAGCGGCCGTTCGCGTTGTGCCGGGCACCTGGAGCTGCTCTTTGCCGGCACCTGGGGCTCTGTCTGCGCCGAGGGCTGGGACGGGGCAGCTGCCCGGGTGCTGTGCCGCCAGCTGGGCTGTGGTCGCCCGCGCCTTGTCCCGGCACCCTGCGGCCCCGTGGCAGACGGTGCTTCCCCGGTGGTGCTGCAGCAGGTGCAGTGCACCGGGCAGGAGTCGGCCCTGGAGCAGTGCGTCCTCCAGCCGGGGCACCCATCGTCCTGCCCCACGGACCGGGTGGTCGCCATCGAGTGTGAGGGTGAGCGCGCAGCAGGGTGGGGTGATGCCACTCTAGGTGGGGGCTTCCGTGGGGTTGGCATCACCCCAGTGTCCCTGCAGAGCCTTTCCAGCTGCGGTTGGTGGGTGGCCCCGGGCACTGCGCTGGGCGGTTGGAGGTGAACCGCGCTGGGCAGTGGGGCACGGTCTGTGATGATGGCTGGAGCCAGACCAACGCGGCGGTGGTTTGCCGGGAGCTGGGCTGCGGGGCAGCGGGGACAGTTGGTGACCTCCCCCAGGGACGGCCCCACTTCGGCCCCGGCACTGGGCGCATCTGGCTGGATGATGTCCACTGCCGGGGTCAGGAGGGGTCCCTGCAGGATTGCGCCCACCGCACCTGGGGACGCCATGACTGCACCCACCAGGAGGACGTCGGCGTGGTCTGCCAGGTCTGGGACCCCCCCCTGCTGCCGTGGGACACCTGGGGTGgcctggcagggcaggatcAAGCCAGAGTCACTCTTCTGTCCTTGCAGGATAcctgagccctgcagctctgcgCCTGCACCATCCCCAATCGCAGAAGCCACCATGTCCCCCTGtgcagcatccctcctgcatccctccctgggGCATCCCCCGGCCCCACGGGGAACCCCATGCACAACACCCCACAGGAGGCTGCGGGTGGCAGCAGGGggtcctgccccagcccctcggcCCCCTCCCCACTCATTAAATGTGGAGAACTGAGCATCTGCCTGCATCACGCCTGTGCCCAGGGGTGCAGGCACCCGGCAGCACGGGGTGCCAGTGCCTGGGAACTGGGGCACCCAGCGCACTGCAAGGTGCCTGCATACAGCCATGGCTGTGCCATGGGGCCGCAGTGGGACAAGTACAGGGGCCTGGCTATCCCAGgtgtggggctgagcccagcctgGCCTCCTGCCCACACTCCCCCCGTGGCCTCTCGACCTTGTTATGAAACAGCTTGTTAGCACTAATCCTGCAGCCACctgtcctgctcccagcaccctgcccggccccgccccccccgggaGGGGAcctgcccacagctctgccccatGGCATGGGGCTGGgccctgctgggaagcaggcagggggggctggggcagcaaGGCAGGAAGTGGGGCAATGGGAtttggggggcagaggggcaaAGCGTGGGGCAATGGGGTCAGGGGGGCAGAGAGGCAGGGCGGGGGGCAATGGGACCTGCGGGTGCAGAGGGTGTGGGGGCAGTGgggccaggggctgcagagggacaggcCATGGGGCAGTGGGGGCCAGGGTTTCAGAGGAGCAGAGTGTGGGGAACGGGGGGGCCACGGGCAGCAGGGGAACAGGTCGTGGGGCAACGGGACACCGAGGGGGCACATCTCCCCCCTGCAACAGCAGaaggggggacagggacaatGCGAGGaggggggctgtgggctggTGGCTCGTGGGGCTCTGCGCCGGGCtgtgcgccccccccccccgccccgttccTGGGGACGAGGACGGGGACAAGCTGGTGCCACCTGGCCCGGCTGCCTGCCGGCTATTTCGGTGCCCCCGCAGCTgtccctccctccacccccgcCTCCCCCGCCGCGGGCTGCTGGCCAGCGAagcccccccgggggggggacacagacaggGACAGGCGCCCGCATCCTCCGCGTGCCACCGAGGCCGGAGACGTGCCGGTGGGGCCGGATGGCCGGACCCTGGGGATGGTCCccagtggggcaggggggaggggggtcaCAGCCCCCTGATTCCTGCCCCacggggagggctggggggacaccccccccgggagcagcccctgctccccggGGGTATGGGGGGGCCGCGACCTTTCCCCCATCAGCCACCTGCCAAGCGGGTCCCGCTAATGTGCTGTCAAGTATTAATTACCTTCCAGCGGGTCCAGGGTCAGGGCCTGGTGAGCAGATGGGATGGGGGGAAGagcaggtggggagggagagggagggataCGGCCCTgggcgtggggaggggggggcgtGGGAAATGGGCATGGGAACTGGGGACGGGACGGGGGGTGGCCGTGGGAAATGGGGAGAAGGACAGATATTACGGTGGGAAATGGGGAGGGAGATGGGTGTTATGGTGGGAAATGGGGAGAAGGACAGGTATTACGGTGGGAAATGGGGAGGGAGATGGGTGTTATGGTGGGAAATGGGGAGGGAGATGGTCATGG carries:
- the LOC129198826 gene encoding CD5 antigen-like — its product is MGGLLGLGLCFALCCGIAAGSAVPAQLRSGRSRCAGHLELLFAGTWGSVCAEGWDGAAARVLCRQLGCGRPRLVPAPCGPVADGASPVVLQQVQCTGQESALEQCVLQPGHPSSCPTDRVVAIECEEPFQLRLVGGPGHCAGRLEVNRAGQWGTVCDDGWSQTNAAVVCRELGCGAAGTVGDLPQGRPHFGPGTGRIWLDDVHCRGQEGSLQDCAHRTWGRHDCTHQEDVGVVCQDT